A window from Malania oleifera isolate guangnan ecotype guangnan chromosome 7, ASM2987363v1, whole genome shotgun sequence encodes these proteins:
- the LOC131159867 gene encoding protein MIZU-KUSSEI 1, which yields MAKITSLRRFLFRCFAPAGAATATTTATAKKRLSTSLRDDLQDDVGPRHKKDPPPRYHDSSDTDLSTPSEGSVRSVATRAPPRSSRSMVVGTIFGLRRGHVWFCVQHDRLSARPALLLELSMPVHLLVKEMQCGLVRIALECARSDVGPCPLRSVPLWTAYCNGRRVGSATRRKTTGQTRMMLKTMQSISVGAGVIPAGFGSETGSTEAGGEIMYMRANYECVLGSADSESFHLINPEGCPGQELGVFLLRTR from the coding sequence ATGGCCAAAATCACCTCTCTTCGTCGGTTCCTCTTCCGCTGTTTCGCCCCCGCCGGTGCCGCCACCGCCACCACCACCGCCACAGCCAAGAAACGCCTCAGCACCTCCCTGAGAGACGACCTTCAAGACGACGTCGGTCCGCGCCACAAAAAAGATCCACCGCCCCGTTACCACGACTCATCCGATACCGATCTGTCGACCCCCTCCGAGGGCAGTGTCAGGAGCGTCGCCACCCGCGCGCCGCCCCGCTCCTCCAGGTCCATGGTGGTCGGCACCATCTTCGGCCTCCGTCGCGGCCACGTCTGGTTCTGCGTCCAGCACGATCGCCTCAGCGCCCGACCCGCCCTCCTCCTGGAGCTATCCATGCCCGTTCACCTCCTCGTCAAAGAAATGCAGTGCGGCCTCGTCCGGATCGCCCTCGAGTGCGCCCGCTCCGACGTTGGGCCTTGCCCGCTCCGGTCCGTACCCCTCTGGACAGCCTACTGCAACGGTCGCCGGGTCGGGTCCGCGACCCGGAGGAAGACCACGGGTCAGACCCGGATGATGCTCAAGACCATGCAGTCCATCTCCGTTGGCGCCGGAGTCATTCCGGCCGGGTTCGGGTCCGAAACCGGGTCGACAGAGGCGGGCGGCGAGATAATGTACATGAGGGCCAATTACGAGTGCGTGTTGGGGAGTGCTGACTCGGAGTCATTTCACCTGATCAACCCAGAGGGGTGCCCGGGTCAAGAACTCGGCGTTTTCTTGCTCAGGACTCGGTGA